In one window of Paenarthrobacter nicotinovorans DNA:
- a CDS encoding LysR family transcriptional regulator, protein MLDVRRLRLLHELKIRGTLAEVADAMQYSPSSVSQQLTLLEKEAGVELLRKAGRRVQLTPQAEILVAHTAALLETLERAETELAASLSMVTGTVRLAVFQSAALALLPDFLSIMRREYPEVRVEMTQREPETALYETWARDFDLVVAEQYPGHAAPHHSGLDRVTLTSDAIRLATPPVGLGGETVATLADTASMPWVMEPRGAASRHWAEQACRSAGFEPDVRYETADLQAQIRLIESGNAVALMPDLVWTGRSRTVQLLDLPGLPKRTVFTSTRTAGRIHPATAACREVLERVAATQQQDAEQQADAG, encoded by the coding sequence TTGCTGGATGTCCGCAGGCTGCGTTTGCTGCACGAGCTGAAGATCCGCGGGACCCTGGCCGAGGTCGCCGACGCGATGCAATACAGCCCTTCATCGGTATCCCAGCAATTGACGCTCTTGGAGAAGGAAGCCGGGGTGGAACTGCTGCGCAAGGCGGGCCGCCGGGTCCAGTTGACGCCCCAGGCCGAGATCCTCGTGGCACACACCGCAGCGCTGCTGGAGACCCTGGAACGGGCGGAAACCGAGCTCGCTGCATCCCTGTCCATGGTGACCGGGACCGTGCGCCTGGCCGTGTTCCAGTCCGCAGCACTGGCGCTGCTGCCCGATTTCCTCAGCATTATGCGCCGGGAGTACCCGGAAGTGCGCGTGGAAATGACCCAGCGCGAGCCCGAGACCGCCCTCTACGAAACGTGGGCCCGCGACTTCGATCTGGTGGTAGCCGAGCAATACCCCGGCCATGCCGCGCCGCACCACAGCGGACTGGACCGGGTCACGCTGACCAGCGATGCCATCCGGCTGGCCACTCCCCCGGTCGGGCTGGGCGGCGAAACAGTTGCGACCCTGGCCGACACGGCCTCGATGCCGTGGGTCATGGAACCCCGTGGTGCCGCTTCAAGGCACTGGGCCGAGCAGGCGTGCCGCTCCGCAGGCTTCGAACCGGACGTGCGCTACGAAACGGCCGACCTCCAGGCGCAGATCCGGCTCATCGAGTCCGGAAATGCCGTGGCCCTCATGCCGGACCTCGTCTGGACCGGGCGAAGCAGGACGGTCCAGCTCCTGGATCTCCCGGGCCTGCCGAAACGGACCGTGTTCACCTCAACCAGGACAGCCGGCAGAATCCACCCGGCCACCGCAGCGTGCCGCGAGGTACTGGAACGCGTGGCGGCAACCCAGCAGCAGGACGCCGAACAACAGGCGGACGCAGGCTAG